From the Telopea speciosissima isolate NSW1024214 ecotype Mountain lineage chromosome 9, Tspe_v1, whole genome shotgun sequence genome, the window CCTATACTTCACTGGCATAGTCCTCCTTGCCAGAGAGTCAACTAggctgttaaaaaaaaaaactttaaatataaaatatccTTAAGGATGGGTTTGAGGATAAGAAGTGCTGTTGAAACCCCATGATCCAAATAATTTATCACCTCCTTATTATCTCCTTCTACCTCGAGTCGAACAAAGTCTTCTGATATAGCTTCCAACATCACCGAACGAATCACCATCGCTTCTCCTATCACTGGTAAATAGAAAGATGCTGGCTAAGAGATAGCAAAACGTGTCTAACCATGATGATCCTGACAAATAATACCGATCCCTCCATGGACTGATTCATTGGGAAGGCCAGTGTCACAATTAACTTTGTAGACATTTGGTGGAGGCGGTTCTCATGTAGGTGGCGAAAAATGGATATCCCGATCCCCGCTTAGAGCATTTGATTGTAGGAAAGTAAAAGAGAACTCATGAAAATTAGATTCCGCCATTTGGATGACTTCCATAGGAGACCAAACCTTTCGACCAAATAGGAAATCGTTTCGTGACAAccatagtttttttttgatAACGGAGGGTGTCCCCACACATCCTTTTGGAGTGGGTATAATCCTTTTGGGCCCCCACATGCCGTTTATGCTCCAAAGAGGGTGAGTGGCCCCAAGGTTGGTACCAAGGGGATTTGAACCTAGGTAAGATGCTCTACCCACTACGAAATCACCAATGGACCAAAACCCCTTGGGGTTGACAGCCAGAGTTGCCAACAAATAAATGAACATAATGACATAAGATCACGACTGACTGATTTCCCATTGGTACCGAAAATCGACCACCCATTAATCCAATCATGAATAGTGACTTCAACATCTACATAAATCTTGTATGAAAAACTGCAACCCATCCACACAGCTCGTGCAAAGGGGCATGTTAAGAGAATATGTGAGGCTGATTCAATTTTATCCCCACATCGAGCACAATAAGGGTCAACATGAACCTATTGACGACGTAGATTTGATGTCGTGGCCAGCCCTGAAGTGCATGTCCACCATAGGAAATTTTTGTATCTTAGGTAAAGTGGGACAGTCCCATATCCTCTTCCATATCAAACCTGGAACTTGCTGCCATGACCTCAAAGTAGATGACGATGCCTCCCTTTTAAGCTTTTCGGACTACAAATTATTGAGAACTATCAagaagtttaccaaaaaaaaaaaaaaacaaaaaaaaaaaacaaaaaacaaaaaaaaaccaagagctATCAAGAATAAAAGTAGATAGCAACAAAGCACAAACTGATGTACTGatgtctctctctatctttttgAGGTTAAGCAAAGCAATTGCCCAATGATTGTTGATTATCCCGAAGTTGTTGATGAGGTGGCCAATATTTTTTGCCCTTGATTGAGGAAATTACCACTGGAGTAGATCTTTCATACACTTTGCCGTCTGATTCTCTGCATTGGTGGAAAACCTTTGTGTTCATGAGGTCCCTCTGCTTGGCTTTCTTGATGATGATCAATGGGGTTGGTCGGCCCAAGAGGATGTATTGACAGATCAATCTGGGGTTGGAGGTGTGAACCATACTTTTCCTATGCTGACGTGACTCTATCGTATGTACAAGGTTACCACTTTTATGCTCCATCAATTGTCATCGTGAACTACAATTACTACTTGGGGAGTTAGGGGTACCAAAAGCATAGGGATCCACGCCGGTTAAATGCTTGAAGAAACAACAGCTGCTTGGCGCAATTGGTGGATTGTGGTGattatttttatctttgtttATACCAATCCACCCCCCATAATGAGATCGGCCAAGAATCGGTATAGTCGCCACCAATATAGATACGAATCCACGAATCCGCGGATCCGGCGGATCCAAAACCACTTtcccatttaccaaaaaaaaaaaataccgcTTCCCCAAACCACGGGTCTGACAATCACACTGCGGCGGCGATTTGGATTCGATGGATGGTAGGACAAAAGAGCTCCCAAGCCAGAGCTTCTACTGGGCTTAGGGAACCTCCAATGGTTTTTACAGAGCTGGCTTCTTCCGCACCGACGAGACGGCCTTGGAGAAAGATTCAAGCCAGTTGCTGAGCTGCGAGAACTGGGCGGCCAAGAGGCCTGAAGTAGTGAAATGGCTCGACAGAAAACGAGAAGAGGGCGTGAAGAAAGGCGAGAAcgaagcaagagagagaagagcggGGGCGGTTTGAGTAGCATCAAAGTCGAGCTATTGATCGTCTTCCATGGCCTGTAAGATCTTTCAAGTGCATGACTGTAGTGATGAATGTTTCACTATTTTGGAAACTTCAGAGGGCTTTGGGTAGTTTTGCAAACTAAAACCCAAAACATGTAATGTTGTAGTTTCATTCCCTTTATTCTTTTGCTGGGCATTCCTTAATAGAAAATAAAGTCTATTTCCCCGATCATTTGCCTTAGTAGACCTTGAGAAACTTTTAGAACACGAAACTTGCTCTGTGAATGGGGAAAGATATATTTACATATGACAATAAAGCTAGTGGTTTTGACTGCAAATAATTATTATAGTTATTTTGTCCTCTGGCCCCTCCAAGACTTTCACCCATAAAGCGCTTTCACTCCAATCACTGGCAGTCCTCCACTCATTCAGCCACTACTTTTTGCCCTTTGGAGGGAGGGAGGCGAGGCAAATCAAATGGATGGGTAGGCCTCTCTTAAGATACTTGTGTTGTTCACCACGTATTATTAGTGGAAGTATCTACAACACCAATTCCCTACTTTACTGCACAACTGTCGCTAATATAAGTGGCACTAAATCTAGTGACGAATTTATCAACCTCTGTTCCGATGGAAACTTGAAAGAGGCATTCCAAAGATTTCGGACGGTGATCTGGTCAGACCCACCTCTGTTTTCTCACCTCTTACAAGGATGCATTCTCTTGCAGTCTCTTTCCCTAGGCAAGCAGCTCCATTCTTTGGTCATTACCTCGGGTTGTTCTGCCGACAGGTTCATATCCAATCATCTCCTCAACCTGTACTCCAAATGCGGAAAGTTACAGGCTGCAATGGCATTATTCAATGTGATGCCGAGGAAGAACGTCATGTCCTCAAACATCTTGATTGGTGGGTTTATTCAAAATGGTGATTTAGAAAATGCCTGCAAGGTGTTTGAAGAAATGTCCGAAAGAAACCTCGCAACTTGGAATGCTATGATTACTGGATTTACCCAATTTGAATTCAATGAAGAGGGGTTGGATTTGTTCTCTCAGATGCACAGAATGGGACTCTTCCCCGATGAATTCACTCTCGGAAGTGTTCTTAGAGGTTGTGCAGGTTTGAGAGTGCTGAATACTGGGCAGCAGATCCATGGCTATGCTACAAAGTCTGCGTACGAGTGTAATTTGGTTGTTGGGAGCTCTTTGGCTCATATGTACATGAAATGTGGAAGTATGCAGGACGGGGAAAGAGTGTTCAAGGGGATGCCTGTTCATAATGTTGTTGCTTGCAATACCCTTATTGCAGGAAGGGCTCAAAATGGGTGCTCTGAGGGAGCTCTAAATCACTTTAGTCTGATGAGGATGGCAGGATTCAGACCAGACAAGGTTACCTTTGTTAGTGTTTTCAGTTCATGTTCAGAATTGGCCACTCTTGGGCAAGGCCAGCAGATACATGCTTTAGCTATCAAATCTGGGGCTGATTCTGCAGTGTCTGTGTTAAGTTCACTGGTTAGCATGTACTCAAGGTGCGGGTGTATGGAAGACTCTTTAAGGGCTTTCTTGGAATGTGATGAGTCAGATGTTGTTTTATGGAGCTCAATGATTGCAGCTTTTGGGTTCCATGGCCAGGGCCAAGAAGCGATCCAGTTATTCGAGCAGATGGAGAATGTAGGATTGGAGCCGAATGATGTTACCTTTTTGAGCTTACTCTATGCTTGTAGTCACAGTGGATTGAAGGAAAACGGAACTAAATTCTTTGAGTTGATGGTGAATAAGTATAAAATGAAGCCTAGGTTGGAGCACTATACTTGTATGGTTGATCTCCTTGGGCGCTCTGGATGTTTGGTGGAAGCAGAGGCTTTGATCCGATCAATGCCTATAATACCAGATGGAATCATCTGGAATACTTTGTTGTCTGCCTGTAAAATCCACAAAAACACAGACATGGCAAGAAGGATTGCCAAAGACGTGCTTAAGCTTGAGCCACAGGATTCTGCTCCCTATGTCTTGCTATCAAACATCCATGCTTCTGCTAGGAGTTGGGGGGATGTCTCAAATGTGAGGAAAGCCATGAGAGAGAGGCAAGTGAAGAAGGAGCCCGGAGTAAGTTGGTTGGAAGTGAAGAACCAAGTGCATCAATTCTGTACGGGTGATCGATCCCATCCAAAATGGATGGAGATTGATGGCTATCTAAAAGAACTGATTTCAGAGATGAAGGAACGAGGTTATGTGCCAGATACCGGCTCTGTTTTGCATGACATGGAGGTTGAAGAAAAGGAGTACAGCTTGGCTCACCACAGTGAGAAACTGGCAATTGCTTTTGCTCTCTTGAGTACTCCTGCAGGTGCTCCAATCAGAGTCATGAAGAACTTGCGTGTCTGTAATGATTGCCATATGGCGATCAAGTTCATATGTGTGATCACTGCCCGGGAAATTATTATTCGAGATGCTAGTCGATTTCACCACTTCAAAGATGGGAAATGTTCTTGTAGAGATTATTGGTGAGCAGGGGCTGAATTGCTGACACCTTTTCTAGGTGTGGGTGGTGTTGATTTATTCATGTATACTTCAGTTCCATGTGAATGTTCCTTCTCATTCATATTGATTTTATTTATCTACACTTGAGTCCATGTGAATGTTCCTTctcattcatttttctcttaCAAGTTACACTACATGAAAAACGATTTTGCTGATGAACTGGAAATCTAATGGCTAATAGCTCATAACGCCTTGTGAATTATGAAATCCACCTATGTTGtcattattttgggtttttattccCGATGAAAATGCCCTTCTGCTGGCTATACTTGTAAAGTACTTCCAACGCCAATTATTCTTTTGCTGGGCATTCCTTCATAAAAAATATAGTCTATTTCCCTCAATCATTTGCCCTAGTGGGCCAAAACCTTGAGAAACTTGAGAGCACGAACCTTGCTCTTTGAATAGACCAAACCCAAACCCCTAAGAAACTATTCCATCGAAGGTCAGGGATCAAGATTTCCGTCGTTGGAGATTAGAGTGGATTGAGATTCCTCTTTGAATATTCAGATATATATCACTGGTTCTCTGTTTTTTCCGTAATCAATGATATCCTCATCATTTTAATCTGTAGAGGCTCCAATCTCATTATGGTGAACAATGGCGGTTCTCTGAGAACATCGACGACTCGTTACGGCCCTATTGAAAGCCACGTATAATCGTCTTCTCATTCCGTCAATGGCAATGACAAACAGTGCTTCTTTGGCAACTTCCAtaacttcatcttcagattcACCACTTCTTATCAGCTATACTTGTGTGTGCTGGAGTTCTTCGTTAGTTATTGCTTTGTCTTCCCATCTTCACCGGAGTCATCCCTATGATTTCTCCTCGAGTCTATTCACTTCAGATAGAAGAAAACCTacagttttatttgattttcttcagAGGGAAGTAACCTgcagtttctctctctctctcttaacttAACTTCCAAAAGTATCTCATAAAGATTTTCTTCACTGACCATCATCAGCAACAATGGGGGATGCTTATATCTGAAATTGGTGAAGACTTGTGTGCTTTGGGGTTCATTTCTCAGAAGAGGTATCAACTGAAAGTCTGAAACCACTCTGCCAGTTGGTAATTTTGTTTCACGCTTGATTTAGTTTCTACTTAACTGGTTAGCATTGCCTGGTGATTCATTTAGGAAATATGGTTTCTTGTTAATCTGGCTTCTGTTTGTAGTTGAGGTTTAACGTGTTCACAGTTTTTTTGGCCTtagttttgaacttttgatgtTCTAAGCTTTTGCTAATTAGTGATAATGGCTGTATCTTAaaccctcccccaccccccttgATTGGGAGGGttgatttttcttgttcttttgtatCATACTTTTTGATATTGTTGTTTGTTTAagctggtctctctctctctctctctctcttaaattaCTGTTAGTGTTACTCTTCGTCAAGGGAATTAGTTGTGGTGCCCTAATGTTTGTAATTCTGTGACCGTCTATTACTTTCTgggtttttaatttctttcaactgatttcAGCTCTATTTCAAACTCCATCACCCAATCAGGCTGAGTCCTATCAGGTATTAGAGCAGTGAATCCATTTTGGGTAGGAGAAGCCAATGATTCCAGATTTTTATCCTCCACAAAGGACTCTAGGGTCTCAACCAAGAAGTAAAAATAGCTACAACCTAATATGTGTGATTGATTGGCGTGTGTGGCCATAACAAACAGTTTTTCTCTCTAGTTTATTATTGGAGTTGCTGTAAAGGAAATACGTAGGTATGGTTTCTTTTTATGTAGTCTTCCTGACAATTTGAGAAACATTACTCAATATAGGTGTTGTAGGAGTATTACAGCAATTATTGGGTTCTGGTCTCTTAAGTCATTAGTTTCATGTCTTTTGAGCACTTCAGTCTTTGCAATAATTTTTGAGGTCTAGAAGACCAGTCTTTGATTCATAAGGTGAGCCAATATGATTGATAATATCTGGGTTGGAGTTAGTCCAAGTTTTAGCTGCGAGTTCAAGTACTTGAACTTTACATGTTGAGAATATAATTTGAGTAGGAGTTGGGCCAAGTCTGTTTAGGGTTCTGAGTAAACATATTGGGTTTGGCCTGCTAACACTTTGtattccatatatatatatatatatatatatatacttctGCATATCTGAACAGGGCTTGCAACTTATGCTTGAACTTCAAATTAAATAACCATTGACTGCATAAGTTTAGCATTCCCATAACCATCCTGACAATGCAGCTGTTTCAAAAGCAGCACAATCAAGTATAAGGTCTCCAACCCAAGCTCTAGAAGCTGACAAGTTATCCAAATTCGGTTGTTTCTGTTAATAAGAGAGCTCTGGCAATTGATATGGCATATTTGAGCTTGCCATATTAAAAAAGGTATATTCgagctcttcttcccttctgcAAGTATGTTTCTGCAATGAAGTCTCAACATCTTGTTTGCATGTTTTCATTGTAGAAAGTAACAGGATGAAAGCACAGCAAATTTTCCTTGCATCTTGGTATTGGAAGCCTTCTAAGCTTCACTGTCTGAGCTTTCACAGGTGTGATGCTCtgcttttcttatttattaatGTTAACTAATTCTCTTAGTTTTCTCTGCTTGTGTTGGATTTCTCAATTTCTATATACTCTCTTCTAAGAGAGATGGGGTCCTTTTGTTGCAGCTATTGTTAGAATGGAAACACATCCTAAAGTACAAAGGAGAATTGTAGGTCCCTTTTCATCGTTAATTACAACCCTAGCCATTTATTTTTGATTACTGGGGAATAGGGAGACCCTCTAATAAGAAGTCCCAGTACTTTTTTGGCAAATTCATTGTGGAGTGTCCCTGTCCTGCACTGATTTATGGATGGTTTGGCATGATGGAAAAATGGCATCTGCATGTAGCAGCTGGATTGCTGCAATAAATTAAGCCTCAAGAAGCCTTTTCTTTCTGAAGTGATGAAAACTCTTAATATGTATGAAAGAAATTTCTATTGTGGTTCTTTGAACTTGTAACTCAAATCATACAGTGGACTTTTTAGCCTCTTAGTTGAGATGCAAATACTTTCTCACCGACTTGGTCATGTTACTCCACTGGGAAGAATATGGATCTTGCTTCAATGTTGAATAAGGTGGATAATATATTTTTGCATGGGACTTAGGCTTTAAAGGTTGAAGTAGAAAATAATTATTTGTCCTTAAAGCTAATTTTGGATCAATTTAGGTTTAAATGGGTTTAATATTGAGTTAGAAAATAATTGTTGTCCTTAAAAATATAAGTTTAATGAGTCTTCCTAAATCTAATTATGGCTCACTTTAGGATTAATGGGTCTTCCTTATGGGGTGTATTCATGTttgcttcctctctctctttctcagagGAATGTTAAAAACAGTTCTTTTCAACTGTTCTATAGCTTACTTTGCAATTCTCTTTGTCATTTTCTGCTTGATATCCATTACATCATCTCAGAGCatcaaggttttggaaaagCTGGAAAGTTTTATTAAcaccccccacccaccccccccaaaaaaaataaaaaaaacagctGAAAAGAATTTGGCTCTAAACCTTGAAGACTTATATTCCCTCTCTTCCTTAAAAATGTCCATTCTGGGTTTTTTAACTGTTCTAAAACACTTTAGGCATTTAATGCAATAATTTTGGTTGCTGttcttttttaccctttgaCACACTACTACAAGTAGGTTTACTTCCTATGTCGTAAAATAATGGTAAACTTGGAATTATGTTGTAGATTAATGGTaaactaagaaaataaattacGAAAAGTGGTTGGAACTTGGAGTATTAATTGTCATCCCTAAAATGTGTGTTTTTTCAAAGTGGACCATTTTTTAGGAAAAGTGGGAGTATTTATATTATAGATGAAAACAGACAAaattgttccattgtgaccaagtggtcacgggttcgagtctctggaaacagcctctttgcgaagcaggggtaaggctgcgtacattatgatcctccccagacctcgcagaggcgagagcctcgtgcactgggtacaccctttatgAAAACAGACAAAGTTAAGGTGGTGACTCAGTGGTTAGGCATGTGTTTAGTTGATAATGTGAAGGTTTAAGTTATAAGTGTCTGGTTCTCCTAATATCgtattttaatattttacttGTTGTAcaaaaaaggccgtacccagtgcacaaggctcccatgtttagcagggtctgaggagggtcaaatgtacgcagccttacggctttacccctgtttccaggacttgaacctgtGAGCAAGCATTCAGCAAGTAAAACATAATGTAATGGATATTCCATGTTACTTATTGTTCCAGTCATCTATATCGCTGGTTCAACAGGTTGGGTCAATGGCCTGTTGGCCATGTCAAAAAACTTGAGAAAAAATTGGTTCACTGGGATTTTGTGGGTGGAGTGGTGGACAATGGGTCAACTGTTTGACCTTCCAGTCCTGGCTGGGTTTCAAGACATTTTATCAACCATTTCTAGTAAGGTCTCATCTCTGTTGTTTTCAGAGTCTATTATGTGAGACAATAACTGGTCTTTGTACCATGGGTTCAGTTGCTGCAAACTCGTCTTCTGCTTCACCTTGTTTTTCAACTGTAAAATCAATTGGCGAATTTCTATCTGAAGTCCCTCCACCGGTTCCAGATGTCTTGGTAAGTATAGTATGCTTTGACTTATATTAGCTGTCTTCAGGaacttatttcttctcttttgaatTTCCCCTTCTAATATTGAAGACAGGATTCCTGTCTTGGTGGAGATAATAATACTAATGATTTGGATAATACCAAAGACAATGAGAAGCTATATTTGCAGGTGATTATTTGGCTTCTCTTCAAGATTTACACAttcactcactcactctctctctaaTGTTCTCCCTACTTTAAGATTGATGTCTAATTCTAATAGATATGCAATGCTTAAATTCTTTTGTGGTTTGTCAAAATAAGTTTCTCATTTGCAAATTCTTTCTGCCCCTTCCTTCTAGTCCATGTATTATAGTGTCGTTGAAGTGAAGTTACGCTTTTATTGAAGGATTGCATTATGGATTTTACTTCCATGTCCCGTTTTAGTTGAAGTCCAACCAACCTCCTGGAATGGGCCATCACCTCTAGTTATCCTcctgatcatagttgtcaaggggaCTAGGCAACCCAAAGCGTCAGATGCCTGGGCACCCTAGGCATGCAGTATACATAATGGAGCAAtgaaattttatataattatgcttgtatgcaacatagaagccatagcaatgcaatatgatatattt encodes:
- the LOC122639855 gene encoding pentatricopeptide repeat-containing protein At2g41080, coding for MGRPLLRYLCCSPRIISGSIYNTNSLLYCTTVANISGTKSSDEFINLCSDGNLKEAFQRFRTVIWSDPPLFSHLLQGCILLQSLSLGKQLHSLVITSGCSADRFISNHLLNLYSKCGKLQAAMALFNVMPRKNVMSSNILIGGFIQNGDLENACKVFEEMSERNLATWNAMITGFTQFEFNEEGLDLFSQMHRMGLFPDEFTLGSVLRGCAGLRVLNTGQQIHGYATKSAYECNLVVGSSLAHMYMKCGSMQDGERVFKGMPVHNVVACNTLIAGRAQNGCSEGALNHFSLMRMAGFRPDKVTFVSVFSSCSELATLGQGQQIHALAIKSGADSAVSVLSSLVSMYSRCGCMEDSLRAFLECDESDVVLWSSMIAAFGFHGQGQEAIQLFEQMENVGLEPNDVTFLSLLYACSHSGLKENGTKFFELMVNKYKMKPRLEHYTCMVDLLGRSGCLVEAEALIRSMPIIPDGIIWNTLLSACKIHKNTDMARRIAKDVLKLEPQDSAPYVLLSNIHASARSWGDVSNVRKAMRERQVKKEPGVSWLEVKNQVHQFCTGDRSHPKWMEIDGYLKELISEMKERGYVPDTGSVLHDMEVEEKEYSLAHHSEKLAIAFALLSTPAGAPIRVMKNLRVCNDCHMAIKFICVITAREIIIRDASRFHHFKDGKCSCRDYW